From a region of the Mauremys mutica isolate MM-2020 ecotype Southern chromosome 12, ASM2049712v1, whole genome shotgun sequence genome:
- the PRRC2A gene encoding protein PRRC2A isoform X3: protein MSDRLGQTAKGKDGKKYSSLNLFDTYKGKSLEIQKPTAPRHGLQSLGKVAIARRMPPPANLPSLKAENKGNDPNVSLVPKDGTGWASKQDQSDPKSTDASTAQPPESPSPPASQTSASNPPKRPPTAPENPPTVASGVKSWAQASVTHGAQGDGGKGSSLLSRFSREEFPTLQAAGDQDKAGKEKDTADASYGPGPNLRPQNATSWRDGGGRGTDGEVPEQHPGAPDGRAGVGMQPSAPPHFPPYRGMMPPFMYPPYLPFPPPYGPQGAYRYPTPDAQRFPRLAGPRPSQPPQRAVEPVSRPPVLRQDDLKEFDELDQENDEGWAGAHEEVDYTEKLKFSDEEDGKESDEEGAEKHQDSEGPDPEGRKAGSPKEELPPVKAAWAEGSRPPEGAKEPPAAPAPRPLPPPPPPPNRGNWGQPNDFPARPPAPEDEDEAWRQRRKQSSSEISAAVERARRRREEEERRMQEERRAACAEKLKRLDEKFGAPDKRLKAEPPKEAPAPPPLPPPTPAVASPPAAPPAPAPAPAPAPAAPEEKRDQEEPAPASKPRSSGSSTSGSFDAGPAEPPAAPAPKEVPEVPEEPVVVPAPPAAPATPKTEPKGETVVPPRQPPPAQTLGYSKYQKSLPPRFQRQQQEQLLKQQQQWQQQHGPPPVPASPQQQVAAASLGGLGPSPGIHPAQGAGQQQAPPPQQQAPPKAMYPGSMGRPPPMPPLNFDPRWMVIPPYMDPRMMQGRPPMDFYPPGVHPSGLLPRERSDSGGSGSEQFERHPQLLRERGTPPMDPKLAWGGDVFSAPAADPRPLASPLRQPDEDEKGLRSETPPVHLREAATPQPYVGSYPAFAENGAPAPLHRFPGDEPRPGGPWPAGLALPPNAPGELARNGRPEPLAQPPQRQPDEKPPNAEEPKEPLVAPKKPPKEEPVLPPKEEPGLPPKEEAPRRAERPSRQPHDFHRPPRREAKTETRWGPRPGSSRRADELPGGEKPPRRAGPIKKPAPPKEEAEELRPKAKEGTEPAGAKPDPQPGPKEPPKPGKEAKAKVLVNGSMAGPPKEPQGALSPTRRRRECPYDRGGGGYMGRGRARGRGEYFARGRGFRGAYSGRGRGGGGRGRSREFRSYREPFYRLEEGPGPLGGGGGGRPRNASETRSEGSEYEEIPKRRRQRGSETGSETHESASDVAHSDKEAAPPPLAPQPAKGERHRGPAALPRFADRIPPRLSEPGARGGRIFTPRGVPSRRGRGGGRPPASTWSPPAKSPLGKKPEKQEPEVAPDSPGKEKAAPGPTLPAPEDLAGFQAPPKQQGPPPNGAVDRSFERPPRRRRHGRSQQQDKPPRFRRLKQERDNAARLNGEQRGGPGAPAYPPPPAPAEETVSRRVAGAKSPDLSNQNSDQANEEWETASESSDFTERRGGGPADKEPGGPLPQAFLKGGGAPSLGGRGAGTDLTLAQRKEMSKRSFSSQRPGMDRQNRRPNPGPGSGGKAGGRGGPGGGRGDRRTWPAPRNRSRPAEERPPGLSLPPGPTTSAVYRLDHVVPSDPAGIQQALAELSSRHGARAKQQPPPGAAPAPGPPPPAPFPAPPGGYGREPPFLAKAQLLQSGARALGDVPGVNGFLPRRRDRPHKQEDPLGYSHGPGFPGPKQDPPGAHLAQRGRSSSSEGLAPHIWSRLQSSAPRKSYRPRSVEPWADPLNAFEDVVSTEMSQSDSGVDLSSDSQVSSASCSQRSSPDGGLKATPEPGVGGTRGAEPVAPGAQGAAPQEQGRRPAPKDTSPHKDRKQAGSPPAPPRAPPGPGPIGTERSQRAEMVRESGGGPRPGPESVTPSTGPLVQFGASDKDTELGLLVNEGNKVPPAPGLMDGLAGASREWELRPAPQPRALGPACPPAEPSAFSGERGPSQRPYPELLFGSQPGVAQQVPSPPGESQLHGSGSFRPGTPSLHPYRSQPLYLQPGPAPGSPAAPVLPGSALLSGVALKGQLVEFSALQAAELAKLPATGLLYPAAPPFLYSPPFCAGQLGPEQPLLQVRQELNPPSDFYPGSLPPANQSNFLQGPGPAQQMLLPMVESPLPPVVNFGSLQQGAPAGPPPLPLVPVTPALRPPGQLAGRLVPSPVRAFPHGMGRTELHPMELKPFPEYRKLSSPGGRAPAVGRACVGPFSSRLRAPGSSYAGGSRSQRPDGGPPVSPSDVLCWTPRPWERHPPAREGPPTRRPPSQSDKQDPGLAHQR from the exons ATGTCAGATCGTTTGGGGCAAACAGCAAAGGGGAAGGATGGAAAAAAGTATTCGTCGCTCAACCTGTTTGATACGTACAAGGGGAAGTCCTTAGAGATTCAGAAACCCACAG CCCCTCGCCATGGCTTGCAGAGTCTCGGGAAAGTTGCCATTGCCCGGCGTATGCCACCCCCTGCGAACCTGCCAAGCTTAAAAGCGGAGAACAAAGGCAATGACCCCAACGTCTCACTAGTACCGAAAGACGGGACAGGATGGGCAAGCAAGCAGGACCAGTCAGACCCAAAGAG TACCGATGCCTCGACAGCTCAGCCGCCGGAATCGCCGTCGCCGCCGGCTTCACAGACGTCTGCCTCAAACCCACCGAAACGACCCCCAACAGCACCCGAG AATCCCCCTACAGTAGCAAGCGGGGTAAAGTCTTGGGCACAGGCCAGCGTTACCCATGGAGCGCAAGGAGATG GTGGAAAGGGATCAAGCCTACTGTCGCGATTCTCTCGCGAGGAATTTCCGACCCTGCAGGCGGCTGGAGACCAGGACAAAGCTGGCAAAGAAAAGGACACTGCCGATGCGTCGTATGGGCCCGGACCAAACCTCCGCCCCCAGA ATGCGACGAGCTGGCGGGATGGAGGCGGGCGGGGCACTGACGGGGAGGTGCCCGAGCAGCACCCCGGAGCCCCCGACGGGCGGGCCGGGGTGGGCATGCAGCCCTCCGCCccgccccacttccctccctacCGGGGCATGATGCCACCGTTC ATGTACCCCCCGTACCTCCCGTTCCCGCCTCCGTATGGGCCGCAGGGAGCTTACCGCTACCCCACCCCGGACGCACAGAG GTTCCCGCGGCTGGCTGGGCCCCGCCCCTCGCAGCccccccagcgggcggtggagCCGGTGAGCCGCCCGCCCGTGCTCCGGCAGGACGACCTGAAGGAGTTCGACGAGCTCGACCAGGAGAACGACGAAGGCTGGGCAG gcgCGCACGAGGAGGTGGATTACACCGAGAAGCTGAAATTCAGCGACGAAGAGGACGGCAAAGAGTCTGACGAGGAAGGAGCCGAGAAACA ccaggacAGCGAGGGGCCAGACCCCGAGGGCAGGAAGGCCGGCAGCCCCAAGGAGGAACTGCCCCCTGTCAAGGCGGCCTGGGCCGAGGGCTCCCGCCCCCCGGAGGGGGCCAAGGAaccgcctgccgcccctgcacctCGCCCCCTGCCgccgccacccccaccccccaaccggGGCAACTGGGGGCAGCCCAACGACTTCCCA gcgcGCCCCCCGGCGCCGGAGGACGAGGACGAGGCCTGGCGCCAGCGGCGGAAGCAGTCCTCCTCGGAGATCTCGGCGGCGGTGGAGCGGGCGCGCCGGcgccgggaggaggaggagcgccGCATGCAGGAGGAGCGCCGGGCCGCCTGCGCCGAGAAGCTGAAGCGCCTGGACGAGAAGTTCGGGGCCCCCGACAAGCGCCTCAAAGCCGAGCCCCCCAAGGAAGcgcccgcccccccgccgctgccgccccccaccccggccgtcgccagcccccctgccgcccccccggcccctgcccctgcccctgcccctgcccctgccgccccggaggagaagagagaccagGAGGAGCCGGCCCCGGCCAGCAAACcccgcagcagcggcagcagcaccAGCGGCAGCTTCGACGCCGGGCCAG ccGAGCCCCCTGCGGCGCCTGCCCCCAAGGAGGTGCCCGAGGTGCCGGAGGAGCCAGTGGTGGTGCCGGCCCCCCCTGCGGCCCCTGCCACACCCAAGACAGAGCCCAAGGGCGAGACTGTGGTGCCGCCGcgccagccgcccccagcccagaccctcgGCTACTCCAAGTACCAGAAGTCTCTGCCGCCCCGGTTCCAGCGGCAGCAGCAG gAGCAGttgctgaagcagcagcagcagtggcagcagcagcacgggCCGCCCCCGgtgcccgcctccccccagcagcaggtggCAGCAGCCTCCCTGGGGGGCCTGGGCCCCTCGCCCGGTATCCACCCGGCGCAGGGGGCGGGACAGcagcaggccccgcccccccagcagcaggccCCGCCCAAGGCCATGTACCCAGGCTCCATGGGGCGCCCCCCGCCCATGCCCCCGCTGAACTTCGACCCCCGCTGGATGGTGATCCCGCCCTACATGGACCCGCGCATGATGCAGGGGCGGCCGCCCATGGACTTCTACCCGCCCGGGGTGCACCCCTCCG GCCTGCTGCCCCGCGAGCGCTCGGACAGCGGGGGCTCCGGCTCGGAGCAGTTCGAGCGCCACCCCCAGCTCCTGCGGGAGCGGGGCACCCCGCCCATGGACCCCAAGCTGGCCTGGGGGGGAGACGTCTTCAGCGCCCCTGCCGCCGACCCCCGGCCCCTGGCCTCGCCCCTCCGGCAGCCAGACGAGGACGAGAAGGGCCTGCG gaGCGAGACGCCCCCCGTCCACCTGCGGGAGGCCGCCACCCCCCAGCCCTACGTAGGCAGCTACCCGGCCTTTGCCGAGAACGGCGCCCCGGCCCCCCTGCACCGCTTCCCGGGGGACGAGCCCCGCCCGGGGGGGCCCTGGCCAGCCGGCCTCGCCCTGCCCCCCAACGCTCCAGGGGAGCTGGCCAGGAACGGGCGCCCcgagcccctggcccagcccccccagcgccAGCCAGACGAGAAGCCCCCCAACGCCGAGGAGCCCAAGGAGCCCCTGGTGGCGCCCAAGAAACCCCCCAAGGAGGAGCCTGTCCTGCCCCCCAAGGAGGAGCCGGGCCTGCCCCCCAAGGAGGAGGCGCCACGCCGGGCCGAGCGCCCCTCGCGCCAGCCACACGACTTCCACCGGCCGCCACGGCGCGAGGCCAAGACGGAGACGCGCTGGGGCCCCCGGCCGGGCAGCAGCCGGCGAGCGGACGAGCTGCCAGGCGGCGAGAAGCCCCCGCGCAGAGCCGGGCCCATCAAGAAACCCGCGCCCCCCAAGGAGGAGGCTGAGGAGCTGCGCCCCAAAGCCAAAGAGGGCACCGAGCCAGCGGGCGCCAAGCCGGACCCACAGCCCGGCCCCAAGGAGCCCCCCAAGCCAGGCAAGGAGGCCAAAGCCAAGGTGCTGGTGAACGGCAGCATGGCGGGGCCGCCCAAggagccgcagggggcgctgtcGCCCACCCGCCGGCGCCGGGAGTGCCCCTACGACCGCGGGGGCGGGGGCTACATGGGGCGCGGGcgcgcccgggggcggggggagtacTTCGCCCGGGGGCGCGGCTTCCGGGGCGCCTACAGCGGGCGTGGCCGGGgcggcgggggccggggccgcagCAGGGAGTTCCGCAGCTACCGGGAGCCGTTCTACCGcctggaggaggggccggggcccctggggggagggggtggcggcCGGCCCCGCAACGCCAGCGAGACGCGCAGCGAAGGCTCCGAGTACGAGGAGATCCCCAAGCGCCGGCGCCAGCGCGGCTCGGAGACGGGCAGCGAGACCCACGAGAGCGCCAGCGACGTCGCCCACTCGGACAAGgaggcagccccgcccccgctggcCCCCCAGCCCGCCAAGGGGGagcggcaccggggcccggccgcccTGCCCCGCTTCGCAGACAGGATCCCGCCCCGCCTCTCGGAGCCGGGCGCCCGCGGCGGCCGCATCttcaccccccgcggcgtgccctcgcgccggggccggggcggggggcgccccccagccagcacctggaGCCCCCCGGCCAAGTCCCCGCTGGGGAAGAAGCCGGAGAAGCAGGAGCCGGAGGTAGCGCCGGATTCGCCCGGCAAGGAGAAAGCCGCGCCGGGGCCCACTCTCCCGGCGCCGGAGGATCTGGCCGGGTTCCAGGCTCCCCCCAAGCAGCAGGGGCCGCCCCCCAATGGGGCCGTGGACCGCAGCTTCGAGCGGCCCCCCCGCCGGCGGCGCCACGGCCGCTCACAGCAGCAGGACAAGCCGCCCCGGTTCCGGCGGCTGAAGCAGGAGCGGGACAATGCGGCCCGGCTCAACGGGGAGCAGCGGGGCGGGCCGGGGGCCCCGGCGTACccaccgccccccgccccggccgaGGAAACGGTCTCCCGGCGTGTGGCCGGCGCCAAGTCCCCCGACCTGTCCAACCAGAACTCGGACCAGGCCAACGAGGAGTGGGAGACAGCCTCGGAGAGCAGCGACTTCACCGAGCGCCGGGGCGGCGGGCCGGCCGACAAGGAGCCGGGgggccccctgccccaagccTTCCTGAAGGGGGGCGGCGCCCCCtccctggggggccggggggccggcaCCGACCTGACCCTCGCCCAGCGCAAGGAGATGTCCAAGCGCAGCTTCTCCAGCCAGCGGCCCGGCATGGACCGGCAGAACCGGCGCCCCAACCCCGGGCCCGGCAGCGGGGGCAAGGCTGGGGGCCGCGGGGGGCCCGGCGGCGGCCGCGGGGACAGGAGGACCTGGCCGGCGCCCAGGAACCGCAG CCGCCCGGCGGAGGAGCGCCCCCCAGGCCTCAGCCTGCCGCCCGGGCCCACCACCAGCGCCGTCTACCGGCTCGACCACGTGGTGCCCAGCGACCCGGCCGGCATCCAGCAGGCCCTGGCTGAGCTCAGCAGCCGCCACGGCGCCCGCGCCAAGCAGCAGCCGCCCCCCggcgccgcccccgccccgggccccccgccgccggcgcccttccccgcccccccgggcggcTACGGCCGAG AGCCTCCGTTCCTGGCCAAGGCCCAGCTGCTTCAGTCGGGCGCCAGAGCCCTGGGCGACGTCCCCGGGGTTAACGGCTTCCTCCCCCGGCGCCGCGACCGGCCCCACAAGCAGGAG GACCCCCTGGGCTATTCCCACGGCCCCGGCTTCCCCGGCCCCAAGCAGGACCCCCCGGGCGCCCACCTGGCCCAGCGCGGCAGGAGCAGCTCCTCCGAGGGGCTGGCGCCCCACATCTGGAGCCGGCTGCAATCCA gtgCCCCCAGGAAAAGCTACCGGCCCAGATCTGTGGAGCCCTGGGCCGACCCGCTAAATGCCTTTGAAGACGTCGTTAGCACAGAG atgAGCCAGTCGGACAGCGGGGTGGATCTCAGCAGCGACTCCCAGGTCTCGTCCGCCAGCTGCAGCCAGCGCAGCTCCCCCGACGGTGGGCTGAAGGCGACCCCCGAGCCTGGCGTGGGGGGCACGCGGGGCGCCGAGCCAGTGGCCCCCGGAGCCCAGGGGGCCGCgccccaggagcagggcaggaggcCGGCGCCCAAAGACACCAGCCCTCACAAGGACAGGAAG caggctggcagccccccggctcccccccgggccccccccggcccgggccccatTGGGACTGAGCGCTCCCAGCGAGCCGAGATGGTCAGGGAGAGCGGGGGGGGCCCCAGGCCCGGCCCGGAGTCAGTGACCCCCAGCACCGGCCCCCTCGTCCAGTTCGGGGCCAGCGACAAG GACACGGAGCTGGGGCTGCTGGTGAACGAGGGCAACAAGGTGCCCCCGGCCCCGGGCCTCATGGACGGG ctggcGGGCGCCTCCCGCGAGTGGGAGCTgcgcccggccccccagcccagagccctggggccggCCTGCCCCCCGGCGGAGCCCTCGGCGTTCTCAG GTGAGAGGGGGCCGAGCCAGCGGCCCTACCCCGAGCTCCTCTTCGGCAGCCAGCCCGGCGTGGCCCAG caggtgcccagcccccccggggagTCCCAGCTCCACGGCAGCGGCAGCTTCCGCCCGGGGACCCCGTCGCTGCATCCGTACAG ATCCCAGCCCTTGTACctgcagccgggcccggcccccggcTCCCCGGCGGCCCCCGTCCTGCCCGGCTCGGCCCTGCTCTCGGGGGTGGCCCTCAAGGGCCAGTTGGTGGAGTTCTCGGCCCTGCAGGCGGCCGAGCTGGCCAAGCTGCCGGCCACGGGGCTGCTCTACCCGGCGGCCCCCCCCTTCCTGTACAGCCCCCCCTTCTGCGCCGGCCAGCTGGGCCCcgagcagcccctgctccag GTGCGGCAGGAGCTGAACCCCCCCTCGGATTTCTacccgggctccctgccgccgGCCAACCAGAGCAACTTCCTccagggcccgggccccgcccagcag aTGCTGCTGCCTATGGTGGAGTCGCCGCTGCCCCCGGTGGTGAACTtcggctccctgcagcagggggcgccagccggccccccgcctctgcccctggTGCCCGTCACCCCGGCCCTGCGGCCCCCGGGGCAGCTGGCCGGGCGCCTGGTCCCCTCGCCCGTCCGCGCCTTCCCCCATGGCATGGGGCGCACAgag ctgcacCCCATGGAGCTGAAGCCCTTCCCCGAGTACCGGAAGCTGAGCAGTCCGGGGGGTCGAGCCCCAGCAGTGGGCAG agcCTGCGTGGGCCCCTTCAGCTCCCGCCTCCGGGCCCCAGGATCCAGCTACGCCGGGGGCAGCCGCAGCCAGCGCCCGGATGGGGGCCCACCG gtctcCCCCTCGGATGTTCTCTGCTGGACCCCCAGGCCCTGGGAGCGCCACCCCCCAGCCCGCGAGGGGCCCCCCACCCGCCGGCCCCCCAGCCAGAGTGACAAGCAGGATCCTGGCCTCGCCCATCAGCGCTAG